Proteins encoded by one window of Methylobacterium sp. SyP6R:
- a CDS encoding M20/M25/M40 family metallo-hydrolase — protein sequence MAALDRILNDLDLDHSLGWLFASLRIPSISTDPAYAAECQKAAEWLKGDLAAMGFEASLRETGGHPVVLAHYAKPGTPHVLPYGHYDLQTVDSLDQWETPLFEPRMAALPYGRNVISARGTCDDKGQWVTLVEAYRAFKVIDGEFLVGITNMLESTEEDGSKLLPKWFAANREELKADFALICDIGSWEMTDLVATPSLYSDWDGCSGLVATIIINPAEVKENIKSNFIKCAIFIIGGMNAECKVCYFNKDAILGVLVSKVYRAFTRSRSCNHPSTRTRHNVMINEQAEAFDIMTKSLKINESAKEKSDTTEKKSGADRSTRMQIFLSKKSLDSLDDLKDKTESASYGETVRRAVQFYKKVHDLHIDAHSIEDENATSSKQSFRIQIVVSEKTLERIEEMREASQYKRSYSEIVRAALRWYTRVSNSKFSGNKEIVEIEGKKINLNDLMPA from the coding sequence ATGGCCGCGCTTGACCGGATCCTCAACGACCTCGACCTCGACCACTCGTTGGGGTGGCTGTTCGCCTCCCTGCGCATCCCGTCGATCTCGACCGATCCGGCCTACGCGGCCGAGTGTCAGAAGGCGGCGGAGTGGCTGAAGGGCGATCTCGCCGCCATGGGCTTCGAGGCCAGCTTGCGCGAGACCGGAGGGCACCCGGTGGTGCTCGCGCATTACGCCAAGCCCGGCACCCCGCACGTGCTGCCCTACGGCCACTACGACTTACAGACGGTCGATTCCCTTGACCAATGGGAGACGCCGCTCTTCGAGCCGCGCATGGCGGCCTTGCCCTACGGCCGGAATGTCATCAGCGCGCGCGGCACCTGCGACGACAAGGGCCAGTGGGTGACCCTCGTCGAGGCCTACCGTGCCTTCAAGGTGATCGACGGCGAGTTTCTCGTCGGCATCACCAACATGCTTGAGAGCACCGAGGAAGATGGCTCGAAGCTCCTGCCCAAATGGTTCGCGGCGAACCGCGAGGAGCTGAAGGCCGACTTTGCGCTCATATGCGACATCGGGAGCTGGGAAATGACTGATCTAGTTGCTACTCCGTCCCTATATAGTGACTGGGATGGATGCTCTGGCCTAGTAGCTACAATCATTATCAACCCAGCTGAGGTAAAAGAAAATATTAAAAGCAATTTTATTAAATGCGCAATATTCATTATTGGCGGTATGAATGCAGAATGCAAAGTATGTTATTTTAATAAAGATGCAATTCTTGGTGTATTGGTGTCAAAAGTTTATCGAGCATTTACGAGAAGCAGGTCCTGCAATCATCCATCAACGCGAACGCGTCATAATGTAATGATAAATGAACAGGCAGAGGCATTCGATATCATGACCAAAAGCTTAAAGATAAACGAGTCAGCCAAAGAAAAGTCTGACACGACCGAAAAGAAATCTGGCGCGGATAGATCAACAAGAATGCAGATATTCCTGTCTAAGAAATCTCTAGATAGCTTAGACGATCTTAAGGATAAAACCGAGTCTGCATCCTATGGAGAGACTGTCCGTCGAGCAGTTCAGTTCTACAAGAAAGTGCATGATTTGCACATAGATGCGCATTCGATAGAAGATGAAAATGCCACTAGTTCTAAGCAGTCATTTAGAATACAAATTGTTGTATCTGAAAAAACACTCGAAAGGATCGAAGAAATGCGTGAAGCAAGTCAATATAAGCGTAGTTATTCGGAGATAGTAAGGGCAGCGCTAAGGTGGTATACACGAGTTTCTAATTCAAAATTTTCTGGAAACAAAGAAATAGTCGAAATCGAGGGAAAAAAGATAAATCTAAATGATTTGATGCCGGCATGA